Proteins encoded together in one Syntrophus gentianae window:
- a CDS encoding CBS domain-containing protein gives MPIGEICNRDVVIVRRKDSILDAAKLMRDYHVRGLVVVEDRDGEVAPVGILTDRDLVVELIAREVPLDSVVVEDVMSPDLFAVSENRGIWDTIQYMRGRGIRRVVVVNEKGSLVGILAMEDLLELLSDELSDLAKLFARERDREKETLG, from the coding sequence ATGCCGATTGGAGAAATTTGCAACCGTGATGTGGTCATCGTGAGGCGGAAGGACAGCATTCTGGATGCGGCAAAGCTCATGCGGGATTATCATGTAAGGGGGCTTGTCGTCGTGGAAGATCGGGATGGCGAGGTGGCGCCCGTGGGAATCCTCACCGATCGGGATCTGGTCGTGGAACTGATCGCCAGGGAAGTGCCGCTGGATAGCGTCGTTGTGGAGGATGTGATGAGTCCCGACCTGTTTGCCGTGTCGGAAAATCGCGGGATCTGGGATACGATCCAGTATATGCGGGGAAGAGGAATTCGGCGGGTTGTCGTGGTCAATGAAAAAGGCAGTCTTGTGGGGATACTTGCCATGGAGGATCTGCTCGAGCTGTTGTCCGATGAGCTGTCGGATCTGGCGAAGCTCTTTGCAAGGGAGCGGGACAGGGAAAAAGAAACGCTGGGGTGA
- a CDS encoding ATP-binding protein produces the protein MKLCIFVSSISQELEDERLIVQNLVSTDAFLSESCTSFLYGLEPASPEEAPEGCLQSLDGCQVYLLLIGTKSGIPVDGLSLPHAGYRQAKKRRLPVLAFLKGDRSVKRKGEIAGLLDELDADGLPCRSFGNVIELQKEVRDALVKLLQDRFGISPTSEEDYIAESTIEATSAFESQPLNRLRWRDLDLNVARTLLAAAERCSPDELSDEDLLAGATLRGLVWYDPSSHEHYAAAAGIVLLAKDPSAVFPQCRILADAYRSSVPDGDPRDHEDIRGPMPVVIERAIDFIDRNTRHPMRVVGLNRVRLDEYPVDGLREALVNAVAHRQYEDAGRKIILEVFSDRVVISSPGLPPRPITLASLRRGKYRPCSRNPVLAQCLSYFHRIEERGSGFRRMRDHMLNHGLDLPLLSTDMGYFQVTFPGPGEDIDLLRIPERHLRVSPAVEAQLNERQRKMLQWLAEGQELTSRQCEAEFGVSRPITAGDFGLLVELGLAEKLGGGRSTRYRLKSRNR, from the coding sequence ATGAAACTCTGCATTTTTGTCAGTTCAATCTCGCAGGAACTTGAAGACGAGCGCCTGATCGTCCAGAACCTGGTCAGCACCGACGCCTTCCTGTCGGAATCCTGCACATCCTTTCTTTACGGCCTGGAACCGGCCTCTCCGGAAGAGGCGCCGGAGGGATGCCTGCAATCCCTCGACGGCTGCCAGGTTTATCTGCTCCTCATCGGCACGAAATCAGGAATTCCGGTGGACGGCCTGTCTCTCCCCCACGCCGGTTACCGCCAGGCAAAGAAAAGGCGGCTTCCCGTCCTTGCTTTTCTGAAGGGGGACCGCAGCGTCAAGCGGAAGGGGGAAATCGCCGGACTGCTGGACGAACTCGATGCGGACGGGCTGCCCTGCAGAAGTTTCGGCAATGTCATCGAGCTCCAGAAAGAGGTCCGGGATGCGCTGGTAAAACTGCTGCAGGACCGGTTCGGGATTTCACCAACAAGCGAAGAGGATTACATCGCCGAATCGACCATCGAGGCCACGTCGGCGTTCGAATCCCAGCCCCTCAACCGGCTCCGCTGGCGTGATCTCGACCTGAACGTCGCCCGTACCCTTCTCGCCGCGGCCGAGCGGTGCAGTCCCGATGAGCTGTCCGACGAGGATCTCCTTGCCGGAGCGACCTTGAGGGGCCTGGTCTGGTACGACCCTTCCTCCCATGAACACTATGCCGCCGCCGCCGGGATCGTCCTGCTGGCCAAAGACCCCTCGGCAGTCTTTCCCCAATGCCGCATCCTGGCCGACGCCTACCGGAGCTCCGTACCCGACGGCGACCCGCGGGACCACGAAGACATCCGGGGTCCGATGCCGGTGGTCATTGAGCGGGCGATCGACTTCATCGACCGGAACACCCGCCACCCGATGCGCGTCGTCGGCCTGAACCGCGTGCGCCTTGACGAATATCCCGTCGACGGCCTGCGTGAGGCGCTGGTCAATGCCGTGGCGCACCGGCAGTATGAAGACGCGGGCCGCAAAATCATCCTCGAAGTCTTCTCCGATCGGGTCGTGATCTCCAGCCCCGGCCTCCCCCCGCGGCCGATCACCCTGGCCAGTCTGCGCCGGGGAAAGTATCGGCCCTGCTCGCGCAATCCCGTTCTGGCCCAGTGCCTTTCCTATTTTCACCGCATCGAGGAGCGCGGCAGCGGGTTCCGCCGGATGCGCGACCACATGCTGAACCACGGGCTCGATCTGCCCCTTTTGAGCACGGACATGGGCTACTTCCAGGTCACCTTTCCGGGACCGGGCGAAGACATCGATCTTCTGCGGATTCCGGAGAGACACCTCCGCGTTTCCCCGGCGGTGGAAGCGCAGTTGAATGAACGGCAACGGAAGATGCTGCAATGGCTGGCGGAAGGACAGGAGTTGACCAGCCGGCAATGCGAGGCGGAATTCGGCGTTTCCCGCCCGATTACGGCGGGAGACTTCGGGCTGCTCGTCGAACTTGGACTGGCGGAGAAGCTGGGAGGCGGGCGTTCCACCCGCTATCGTCTCAAAAGCAGGAATCGTTAA
- a CDS encoding histidine phosphatase family protein gives MIPGKTIPPEANMELILIRHGSTLWNEERRIQGLSDINLSDTGLDQARHLALSLKDHPISSIYSSPLIRARKTAEIINQYHQVPLYLSTDLTEMNHGDFEGLSIPELMARNKDFLRKWLADPASVSMPHGESFLDVQTRAWKVIEGIFPKGENVIVVAHNFTIASILCRIQNIPLTEFRSVCVDPASKTIIRFHHGSAYLELFNDRAYLNGNQR, from the coding sequence ATGATTCCAGGAAAAACGATCCCTCCCGAAGCGAACATGGAACTGATTCTGATTCGACATGGTTCAACCCTCTGGAACGAGGAAAGGAGGATCCAGGGCTTAAGTGACATCAACCTGAGCGATACCGGCTTGGATCAAGCCCGACATCTGGCCCTGTCCCTGAAGGACCACCCGATTTCTTCCATCTATTCGAGTCCCCTGATACGAGCCCGAAAAACGGCTGAGATCATCAACCAATATCATCAGGTCCCTCTATACCTGTCAACCGATCTTACGGAAATGAACCATGGGGATTTTGAGGGGCTCTCCATTCCGGAACTGATGGCGCGCAATAAGGACTTCCTCAGGAAATGGCTCGCTGATCCTGCCTCTGTAAGCATGCCCCATGGGGAATCTTTTCTGGATGTGCAAACCCGGGCCTGGAAAGTCATCGAAGGCATCTTCCCCAAAGGTGAAAATGTGATCGTGGTTGCACACAACTTCACCATCGCTTCCATCCTCTGCAGGATTCAAAACATCCCCCTGACGGAATTCCGATCCGTCTGCGTCGATCCCGCTTCCAAGACCATCATCCGGTTTCATCATGGATCAGCTTATTTAGAACTGTTCAATGACCGGGCTTATCTGAACGGCAACCAACGGTAA
- a CDS encoding bifunctional acetyl-CoA hydrolase/transferase family protein/GNAT family N-acetyltransferase, whose translation MILNWQATYQKRLVDAASALAKIRRGARIFIGSACGEPQLLVRTLLDMAPSLADIEIIHFLDAGTTSYNEEKYTEAFRHNALFIGTNTRAAIKEGNADYTPVFLSEIPLMIQQGAMPIDVALISVSPPDSSGYVSLGVSVDITKTAAEEATYTVAEVNPNMPRTLGDSFLHVSEISAFVKNDTPIAEFEQKSPDHIARSIGQLISDLIDNESTLQTGVGKIPASVFPYLCNKKDLGIHTETFSDGLIDLIEAGVVTCRKKTLNQGKVVAAFCMGTRRLYDYVHNNPLFEFRPCKYVNDPYVIAQNDRMVSINSALTVDLTGQVCSDSLGFEFYSGIGGQVDFVRGSAMSKRGKSIMVLPSTTEDGKISRIVPCLSPGSGVVVTRGDIHYVVTEYGIAYVHGKSVRDRAMTLINIAHPDFRSELLAAAKQQRYIFQDQTLPVVLYPKEYEVHWVDKQGVEIFFRPVKATDERAIQELIYDLPEQFVFTRFFQSLKSFPHKVAMPLAAIDYNDKMAIAAVIGKEEPEGREKIVAIGRYINNPNTGFAEIAFTTHQDWQNRGVGTFLLQYLIRIAKEKKIAGFTADVLRQNRPMLLVFSKSGYPMTTHLEEGVYELKIDFSQENI comes from the coding sequence ATGATCCTGAACTGGCAGGCAACTTATCAGAAGAGGCTCGTAGACGCAGCGAGTGCGTTGGCGAAGATACGACGCGGGGCGCGGATATTTATCGGGTCCGCCTGCGGAGAGCCGCAGCTTCTGGTCAGGACGCTTCTGGACATGGCGCCCAGCCTGGCTGACATCGAGATCATCCACTTTCTGGATGCCGGGACAACTTCCTACAACGAGGAAAAGTATACTGAAGCCTTCCGGCACAACGCCCTGTTCATCGGCACCAACACGAGAGCCGCCATCAAGGAAGGCAACGCCGATTACACACCCGTCTTTCTTTCCGAGATTCCTCTGATGATTCAGCAGGGCGCCATGCCCATCGATGTCGCCCTCATCAGCGTGTCCCCGCCGGACAGCAGCGGATATGTGAGTCTGGGCGTTTCCGTGGACATCACGAAAACGGCTGCGGAGGAGGCCACCTACACCGTGGCGGAAGTGAATCCGAACATGCCGCGCACCCTGGGCGACAGTTTCCTGCACGTCAGCGAAATTTCCGCTTTTGTGAAAAACGATACGCCGATTGCCGAATTTGAACAGAAATCTCCCGATCATATCGCGCGGTCCATCGGCCAATTGATTTCCGATCTGATCGACAACGAATCCACCCTCCAGACAGGCGTGGGTAAAATTCCCGCCTCCGTCTTCCCCTATCTATGCAATAAAAAAGATCTCGGCATCCATACGGAAACGTTCTCCGACGGGCTGATCGATCTGATCGAAGCCGGCGTGGTGACCTGCAGAAAAAAGACCCTGAATCAGGGAAAGGTCGTTGCAGCCTTCTGCATGGGCACTCGGCGCCTGTACGACTACGTGCACAATAACCCGCTGTTTGAATTCCGGCCCTGCAAATATGTCAACGACCCCTATGTGATCGCTCAAAACGACCGGATGGTGTCCATCAATTCGGCCCTGACGGTGGATCTGACCGGTCAGGTGTGCTCCGATTCCCTTGGATTTGAATTCTACAGCGGCATCGGCGGCCAGGTCGACTTCGTCCGGGGATCCGCCATGTCCAAGCGCGGCAAATCCATCATGGTCCTGCCCTCCACAACGGAGGACGGCAAGATTTCCCGGATTGTTCCCTGCCTGTCTCCCGGAAGCGGCGTGGTCGTCACGAGGGGGGATATTCATTACGTCGTGACGGAATACGGCATCGCCTATGTACACGGCAAATCGGTGCGCGACCGCGCCATGACGCTCATCAATATCGCCCATCCCGATTTTCGCTCCGAGCTGCTGGCCGCGGCCAAACAGCAGCGGTATATCTTCCAGGATCAGACGCTGCCGGTGGTCTTGTATCCGAAAGAGTATGAAGTCCACTGGGTTGACAAACAGGGTGTGGAGATCTTTTTCCGCCCGGTGAAGGCAACGGACGAGCGGGCGATTCAAGAGCTCATCTACGATCTGCCGGAACAGTTCGTGTTTACTCGGTTTTTCCAGAGCCTCAAATCATTTCCTCACAAAGTGGCGATGCCGCTGGCCGCGATTGATTACAACGATAAAATGGCCATTGCAGCGGTCATCGGAAAAGAGGAGCCGGAAGGAAGGGAAAAGATCGTCGCCATCGGCCGTTACATCAACAATCCGAATACGGGTTTTGCAGAAATTGCTTTCACCACGCATCAGGACTGGCAGAATCGGGGGGTCGGAACTTTTCTCCTTCAATATCTAATTCGCATCGCGAAAGAGAAAAAAATCGCCGGATTTACGGCGGATGTCCTACGACAGAACAGACCCATGCTGCTCGTCTTTTCCAAGTCCGGTTACCCCATGACGACCCATCTCGAGGAAGGGGTCTACGAACTGAAGATTGATTTCAGCCAGGAAAATATATAA
- a CDS encoding MORN repeat-containing protein, protein MWEEDSYSGKGLYAHPDGSRYEGHFQEGLFSEEGSFQWPDGSQYSGEWENGLPSGQGILSLPDGGRYEGEWREGIIEGTGTLLLPDETTYKGQWKKGRKEGQGIISLPDGKRYEGEWKNDQFDGKGILTFPDGSQYEGEWKEDQFHGKGILTFPDGSKYNGEWKGDKFKFTA, encoded by the coding sequence ATGTGGGAGGAGGACTCCTATTCCGGTAAGGGCCTTTATGCCCATCCCGATGGCAGCCGCTACGAAGGGCATTTTCAGGAGGGACTTTTTTCGGAAGAAGGTTCCTTTCAATGGCCCGATGGCAGCCAATATTCGGGCGAATGGGAAAACGGGCTTCCTTCCGGCCAGGGGATTCTGAGTCTTCCCGATGGCGGCCGCTATGAGGGGGAATGGAGGGAGGGGATAATCGAGGGAACCGGAACGCTTCTTCTTCCCGATGAGACAACCTATAAGGGGCAATGGAAGAAGGGCAGAAAAGAGGGACAGGGGATCATTTCCCTTCCCGACGGCAAAAGGTACGAAGGGGAATGGAAAAATGATCAGTTTGATGGAAAAGGAATTCTGACCTTTCCCGATGGCTCCCAATACGAAGGAGAATGGAAGGAAGACCAGTTTCACGGAAAAGGCATCTTGACCTTCCCGGATGGATCAAAATATAATGGAGAGTGGAAGGGTGACAAGTTCAAATTTACGGCATGA
- a CDS encoding hybrid sensor histidine kinase/response regulator, with the protein MEIKQTPARHTSRLHFSETVFRILLALAALAVISGFTWLAALRADRELRTDLLPQVCMIAASVNPQRVALLSGTKADLASPDYQRIKEQLTRIRLSNPKCRFLYLMSRRSDGTIILHVDSEPVQSKDYSPPGQVYSEAPEELHSVFATGKATVRGPYSDRWGTWVSAFVPLPDTGTSGGQTVFGMDIAAADWIGTVALRATLPAALAALVALLALFAASLYRSRRDLRDRQEELRQTEATLRCIFKATPVGLSTVKDHVIQSVNKAWCNSFGYSESEIIGQDSRMIFENKAEYERVGRELYSDLTKRGIASVQTRHRRKDGILRDVILTAAPLSLDTLSLEAVVAVEDITERKHLEERLRRAEKMEALGTLAGGVAHDLNNVLGVMVGYSELLLEMLTQGNPLRKYADYILQSSMKGAAIIQDLLTMARRGVIVSEVVNLNKVISDYFKSPEFEKMIAYHPCVKISTNLEEGLLNLKGSPVHLGKMIMNLVSNAAEAISGPGKVVIRTENRHLEEPICGYEEMQEGDYLVLTVSDTGNGISAEDLSKIFEPFYTKKVMGRSGTGLGLPMVWGTVKDHRGHIDVQSEEGKGSRFILYFPVTREEPAKIEETASPLSYRGKGEFILVVDDVREQRELAMNMLRNLGYRVEAVAGGEEAIEYLRKKNADLVLLDMIMNPGIDGMETYRRILEIHPGQKAVIVSGYSETDRARKAQDMGAGAFVRKPYILEKIGLAIRQELDRIS; encoded by the coding sequence ATGGAAATAAAGCAGACGCCTGCCAGACACACATCACGATTGCACTTTTCGGAGACTGTGTTCCGCATCCTCCTTGCCTTGGCAGCGTTAGCGGTGATTTCAGGCTTCACATGGCTGGCCGCACTCAGAGCCGACAGGGAACTCCGCACCGACCTGCTCCCACAGGTATGCATGATTGCCGCTTCGGTAAATCCACAACGGGTGGCGTTATTGAGCGGCACAAAGGCCGACCTCGCCTCGCCCGATTATCAGCGAATCAAAGAACAGCTGACCCGCATCCGCCTTTCCAATCCCAAATGCCGCTTCCTCTATCTTATGAGCCGCAGGTCCGATGGCACGATTATTCTTCATGTGGATTCGGAACCTGTTCAATCGAAGGACTATTCACCACCAGGCCAGGTCTATTCCGAGGCTCCCGAAGAACTTCATTCTGTTTTTGCCACCGGTAAGGCCACGGTGAGGGGTCCGTATAGCGACCGCTGGGGAACCTGGGTCAGCGCCTTCGTACCCCTGCCTGATACAGGAACCAGCGGCGGACAGACGGTATTCGGCATGGACATTGCCGCAGCCGACTGGATAGGGACCGTAGCCTTGCGGGCGACTCTACCGGCAGCCCTTGCTGCCCTTGTCGCTTTGCTCGCCCTGTTCGCAGCTTCGCTTTACAGGAGCCGTCGCGACCTCCGTGACCGTCAGGAGGAGTTGCGGCAGACGGAAGCGACTCTCCGTTGTATTTTCAAGGCGACTCCCGTCGGCCTTTCCACGGTAAAAGACCATGTTATTCAAAGTGTCAACAAAGCCTGGTGCAACAGCTTCGGCTATTCCGAGTCCGAAATCATCGGACAGGACAGCCGGATGATATTTGAAAACAAAGCGGAGTATGAGCGGGTGGGAAGGGAATTGTATTCCGATCTTACTAAGCGCGGCATCGCTTCCGTCCAGACGAGACATCGGCGGAAAGACGGCATCCTTCGTGATGTGATCCTGACTGCGGCGCCTCTGTCATTGGATACGCTTTCCCTGGAAGCGGTCGTGGCCGTCGAGGATATAACGGAACGAAAACACCTGGAGGAGCGTTTGAGACGGGCCGAAAAGATGGAAGCCCTGGGAACACTGGCCGGCGGTGTCGCCCATGATCTCAACAATGTCCTGGGCGTGATGGTCGGCTATTCGGAGCTTCTCCTGGAGATGCTGACACAGGGAAATCCTCTAAGAAAATATGCGGATTATATCCTGCAATCCAGCATGAAAGGCGCAGCCATCATTCAGGATCTTCTGACTATGGCCAGGAGAGGCGTCATCGTTTCGGAAGTCGTCAATTTAAACAAAGTGATCTCCGATTATTTCAAAAGTCCCGAGTTTGAAAAGATGATCGCTTACCACCCCTGTGTGAAGATTTCAACGAACCTTGAAGAGGGGCTTCTGAACCTGAAGGGATCACCCGTCCATCTGGGCAAGATGATCATGAACCTGGTGTCCAATGCCGCAGAGGCGATCTCCGGTCCGGGAAAGGTGGTCATTCGGACGGAAAATCGCCACCTGGAGGAACCGATTTGCGGCTATGAGGAAATGCAGGAAGGAGATTATCTGGTCTTGACCGTTTCCGACACAGGAAATGGGATCTCTGCGGAGGATCTGAGCAAAATCTTCGAGCCCTTTTACACCAAGAAAGTGATGGGAAGAAGTGGGACCGGACTGGGATTACCCATGGTCTGGGGAACAGTCAAGGATCATCGGGGGCACATTGATGTCCAAAGCGAGGAAGGCAAAGGCAGCCGTTTTATCCTTTATTTCCCGGTAACTCGAGAAGAACCGGCCAAAATTGAAGAAACGGCTTCTCCCCTTTCCTACAGGGGCAAAGGGGAATTCATCCTGGTTGTGGATGATGTACGGGAACAGCGCGAGCTTGCGATGAACATGCTGAGAAACCTCGGTTATCGGGTTGAGGCCGTTGCCGGGGGAGAAGAGGCCATCGAATATCTCAGGAAAAAGAACGCCGACCTCGTGCTTCTGGATATGATCATGAACCCCGGAATTGACGGAATGGAGACCTACCGGAGAATTCTTGAGATTCACCCGGGACAGAAAGCCGTGATCGTCAGCGGCTATTCAGAAACCGACCGGGCCCGCAAGGCACAGGACATGGGCGCCGGGGCTTTTGTCCGCAAACCTTACATCCTGGAGAAAATCGGGCTTGCCATTCGGCAGGAGCTGGATCGCATCTCCTAA
- a CDS encoding ATP-binding protein, giving the protein MDPSAPSPFQTILSDKLSESLSTPIPPGTPRRVHGAVHLAGKATAVVGMRRAGKTMFLHQIRRERLADEMDRERMPYINFEDERLAGMAAEHLHPLVEEYYRRFPALRGSETVLWCFDEIQTVPGWERFVRRLLDSEKVELYLTGSSAALLSREIATALRGRAWEVVLHPFSFEEALIHAGKTPPEQPDFLDGPARSILERSFFDYLAAGGFPEAQGLDAATRYQLLRDYVDVAILRDVVERHGVSNVTGLRWLIRHLLGNAAGLFSVEKFYSALKSQGLAISKDTVHQLMGHLQDCFLVRTVWMEASSERQRMVNPRKAYPVDPGLIPVFDRTGRSNIGHALETAVLLELERRRAEISYVRTPQGFEVDFLARYPSGREELIQVCADVTSPETMERELRSLLEAGRQHPQAQKLLLTLTRDGLPRQVPAAVSAQPAYVWLLCPPELS; this is encoded by the coding sequence ATGGATCCTTCAGCCCCTTCCCCCTTCCAGACCATTTTGAGCGACAAGCTCTCTGAGTCCCTCTCGACGCCCATTCCCCCCGGCACGCCGCGGCGGGTGCACGGCGCCGTGCATCTTGCCGGAAAGGCAACAGCCGTTGTGGGAATGCGCCGGGCAGGTAAAACGATGTTCCTCCATCAGATCCGTCGGGAACGTCTCGCGGATGAAATGGACCGGGAGCGCATGCCCTATATCAACTTCGAGGATGAACGCCTCGCGGGAATGGCAGCAGAACATCTTCATCCCCTGGTGGAGGAGTACTATCGCCGCTTTCCGGCCTTGCGCGGCAGTGAGACCGTACTCTGGTGCTTCGACGAAATCCAGACGGTTCCCGGCTGGGAGCGCTTTGTGCGTCGTCTCCTTGATTCCGAGAAGGTTGAGCTTTATCTGACCGGTTCCTCTGCGGCACTCCTCTCCCGGGAGATCGCCACAGCTCTTCGGGGCCGCGCCTGGGAGGTTGTTCTTCACCCCTTCAGTTTTGAGGAGGCCTTGATACACGCCGGGAAGACCCCGCCGGAGCAGCCGGATTTTCTGGACGGGCCAGCCCGTTCGATCCTGGAGCGGTCATTTTTCGACTACCTTGCGGCCGGCGGTTTCCCCGAGGCACAGGGGTTGGATGCGGCTACGCGTTACCAACTGCTTCGGGACTATGTGGATGTGGCTATCCTGCGTGATGTGGTAGAACGGCACGGGGTGAGCAATGTGACGGGGCTGCGCTGGCTGATCCGTCACCTGCTCGGCAATGCGGCGGGACTGTTCAGCGTGGAAAAATTCTACAGTGCCCTCAAGTCTCAGGGACTGGCCATATCCAAGGACACGGTGCACCAGCTTATGGGGCATCTGCAGGACTGTTTTCTGGTCCGTACCGTCTGGATGGAGGCTTCTTCGGAGCGTCAGCGCATGGTTAATCCCCGTAAGGCTTACCCTGTCGATCCAGGACTCATCCCGGTTTTCGACCGCACTGGACGTTCCAATATCGGTCATGCCTTGGAAACGGCTGTGCTTCTTGAGTTGGAGCGCAGACGGGCTGAGATCAGCTACGTGAGGACGCCACAGGGCTTTGAGGTGGATTTCCTGGCCCGCTACCCATCAGGACGGGAAGAGCTGATCCAGGTCTGCGCGGATGTAACGTCCCCGGAAACGATGGAGCGGGAACTGCGGTCACTTCTAGAAGCGGGGCGACAACATCCTCAGGCTCAAAAGCTTCTACTGACGCTCACCCGGGACGGGTTGCCCCGGCAGGTTCCTGCGGCAGTTTCGGCCCAGCCAGCCTATGTATGGCTTTTGTGTCCTCCGGAACTTTCTTAA
- a CDS encoding alpha/beta fold hydrolase, with translation MPLADVNGTVLSYSLEGPENGAVVMFSNSLASDRGIWKFQAPVLTGAGYRVLRYDSRGHGQSVSPAGPYSMEMLSLDALGLMDFLGLDKVHFCGISLGGMIAQMMGAFHGEHLLSLILCDTTSYTASPEIWDERIETIRKLGTAAVVDATIDRWFTKAGQARLPDEVNEVRRMILNMSVEGYCGCCSAIRTLNLRQAIGNISARTLVIVGEQDVGTPVSEAEYIHGRIAFSKLRIIPDAAHLVNVEQAGRFNATILEFLKALEPL, from the coding sequence ATGCCGCTGGCGGATGTGAATGGAACGGTACTTTCCTACTCTCTGGAGGGGCCGGAAAATGGTGCGGTCGTGATGTTTTCGAATTCTCTCGCATCAGACCGGGGGATATGGAAGTTTCAGGCACCCGTCTTGACGGGGGCCGGTTACCGGGTGCTGCGTTATGACAGTCGCGGCCATGGGCAATCGGTATCTCCGGCCGGGCCTTATTCCATGGAAATGCTTTCGCTGGATGCCTTGGGCTTGATGGATTTTCTCGGGCTGGATAAAGTCCATTTCTGCGGCATTTCCCTAGGGGGAATGATCGCCCAGATGATGGGGGCCTTCCATGGGGAGCACCTGCTCTCCCTGATCCTCTGCGACACGACCTCTTATACCGCTTCTCCCGAGATCTGGGATGAGCGGATCGAAACGATCCGGAAGCTTGGAACGGCAGCCGTGGTCGATGCCACCATCGACCGCTGGTTCACCAAGGCCGGTCAGGCGAGGCTGCCGGATGAAGTAAACGAGGTCCGCAGGATGATCCTGAACATGTCCGTGGAAGGGTACTGCGGATGTTGTTCAGCGATCCGCACCCTGAACCTGCGTCAGGCCATCGGCAATATTTCCGCCCGGACCCTTGTGATCGTCGGGGAGCAGGACGTGGGAACCCCCGTCTCGGAGGCAGAATACATTCATGGACGGATTGCCTTCTCCAAACTGCGGATCATTCCCGATGCCGCCCACCTGGTCAATGTGGAACAGGCCGGACGCTTCAATGCAACGATTCTCGAATTTCTGAAAGCCCTTGAACCTCTATGA